In Magnolia sinica isolate HGM2019 chromosome 12, MsV1, whole genome shotgun sequence, a single genomic region encodes these proteins:
- the LOC131221030 gene encoding probable protein S-acyltransferase 19, with product MLVSLKKFILLWTLLYLSISIPGFVLGLGSANSAVMVRRHGWQLPAHTFQVVAITVFFLLVVAFYAFFAPFLGGRIFEYASIAVYTPVAVTVFILYVRCTAINPADPGILAKFDGGSTNIPKDNLGLPGTNPQGNLGEIPIGMHSSASSPCSSSIGGNSSRKAPVGEAGRVDIPMGRTNKKSRSCFNVGGIFCALFVNEDCCRHEGATEQQAAREDALFCTLCNAEVRKFSKHCRSCDKCVDGFDHHCRWLNNCVGRKNYTTFILLMATSLIWLVIECGVGIAVLVRCFVNRKGTEDQIIERLGNGFSRAPFATVVVICSAVSLLACVPLVELFFFHMILIRKGITTYEYVVAMRAMSDAPAGSVDEDNNQNMLYSPTGSATTGLSGGSSLGLQYKGAWCTPPRVFVDHQDEVIPHLDPGMVPSTVDPDAAGTADRANKMPKRPVRISAWKLAKLDSNEAMRAAAKARASSSVLRPVDGNRPPDADLSSSGNVSVRSSTSVDFGGNKEMKNEMKLSPLGNSYPPSQASRDEYDIGTQSMSSFSSPSHGHDAVALSPLPVEPPSRTSNVMATGSHQQRFLPDRSFAAGRAVPNTHPKNPVFQSSAAGFDERIMQMNNADPLLLSGHQSTSLVRDSKRSSVVWDQEAGRYVSVPSATRTETALEIPFRASLQPVVVNPHAETSSHARRAALPDSSAAKAPMQQAEKLMYTGKSIFFGGPLLSVPSRDDGPRNDSGTSSRPDQDRIPNMPPEARVGRAAASNQFPLFTPGTWQQNPPSSSK from the exons GTCGTTGCCATCACTGTATTCTTCTTGCTAGTTGTTGCTTTTTATGCCTTTTTTGCACCATTTCTTGGTGGGCGtatctttgaatatgcttcaattgcTGTTTACACTCCTGTG GCAGTCACAGTTTTTATTCTCTATGTCCGCTGCACAGCTATTAACCCCGCCGATCCTGGGATTTTGGCgaaatttgatggtgggtcaacCAATATCCCAAAGGATAATCTTGGGTTGCCAGGTACAAACCCGCAAGGCAATCTTGGCGAAattcccattgggatgcattCATCTGCATCGTCACCTTGCAGCAGCTCCATAGGAGGCAACTCTAGTAGAAAAGCTCCAGTTGGAGAAGCTGGGAGGGTAGATATCCCGATGGGCCGCACAAATAAAAAGTCAAGATCTTGCTTCAATGTTGGAGGAATCTTTTGTGCATTGTTTGTGAATGAGGATTGTTGCAGACATGAAGGGGCCACTGAGCAGCAAGCTGCTAGGGAGGATGCTCTTTTCTGTACGTTGTGCAATGCTGAG GTTCGCAAGTTCAGCAAACACTGCAGAAGCTGTGACAAATGTgtggatggatttgatcatcaTTGCCGG TGGCTTAACAATTGCGTGGGTCGGAAGAACTACACAACTTTTATACTGCTTATGGCCACAAGTCTCATTTGG CTTGTAATTGAGTGTGGAGTTGGCATTGCCGTTCTAGTGCGCTGCTTTGTTAATAGAAAGGGCACCGAGGATCAAATCATTGAGAGACTTGGCAATGGTTTCTCCCGTGCCCCATTTGCAACTGTTGTG GTCATTTGTTCGGCGGTTTCATTACTTGCTTGTGTGCCTCTGGTGGAGCTCTTCTTTTTCCATATGATATTGATCAGAAAG GGTATTACAACCTACGAGTATGTTGTGGCGATGAGGGCCATGAGTGATGCACCTGCCGGATCAGTTGATGAAGATAATAACCAAAACATGCTTTACTCCCCAACTGGTTCTGCTACAACCGGGTTAAGTGGTGGCAGTTCTCTTGGCCTGCAATATAAAGGCGCATGGTGCACTCCTCCAAGAGTATTTGTTGATCATCAG GATGAGGTTATTCCACACTTGGATCCCGGAATGGTACCGTCTACAGTCGATCCGGATGCAGCTGGAACTGCAGATAGAGCCAACAAGATGCCTAAAAGGCCAGTCCGTATCAGTGCTTGGAAGCTTGCCAAGTTGGATTCAAATGAAGCGATGAGAGCAGCAGCCAAAGCCAGAGCATCATCATCTGTTCTGCGGCCGGTCGATGGCAATCGTCCTCCAGATGCCGATCTAAGCTCCAGTGGAAATGTGAGTGTTAGAAGTAGTACGAGTGTAGATTTTGGAGGAAATAAAGAAATGAAGAACGAGATGAAACTGTCTCCTTTGGGTAACTCATACCCACCAAGTCAAGCTAGTAGGGATGAATACGATATCGGAACTCAAAGCATGAGTAGTTTTAGCAGTCCGAGCCATGGTCATGACGCAGTCGCTTTGAGCCCTCTTCCAGTAGAACCCCCATCTCGTACTTCTAATGTCATGGCCACCGGGTCCCATCAGCAACGTTTTCTTCCTGATCGCTCTTTTGCTGCTGGCAGAGCTGTCCCCAACACCCATCCCAAAAACCCGGTATTTCAGTCATCTGCTGCTGGATTTGATGAGAGGATCATGCAAATGAATAACGCTGACCCACTGCTGTTATCTGGCCACCAATCCACTTCCCTTGTCAGGGATAGTAAGAGGTCCTCTGTTGTGTGGGACCAAGAGGCCGGCCGGTACGTGTCAGTCCCATCTGCTACGAGGACCGAAACTGCTCTAGAAATTCCATTCCGAGCATCATTGCAACCTGTAGTAGTAAACCCACATGCTGAAACGAGCTCTCATGCTAGAAGGgctgctcttcccgactcttctGCTGCAAAGGCTCCAATGCAACAAGCAGAAAAGCTAATGTACACAGGAAAATCTATATTCTTTGGGGGGCCACTTTTGAGTGTCCCATCTAGAGATGACGGTCCAAGAAACGATAGCGGTACAAGCTCCAGACCAGATCAAGATAGGATACCTAACATGCCACCAGAAGCTAGAGTGGGAAGGGCCGCAGCATCAAACCAATTCCCCCTTTTCACTCCCGGAACATGGCAGCAGAACCCACCATCGAGCTCGAAATAG